The genomic segment TGCAGAAGCTCCAAGCCGCCTTTCTCCCGACGACGCAGATTTTGTGGACGTCTTACACACATTCACCAGAGGGTCACCTGGCCGAAGTATTGGAATCCAGAAACCAGTAGGGCATGTTGACATTTATCCCAATGGAGGCACTTTCCAACCAGGGTGTAACATTGGGGAAGCCATCCGTGTGATTGCAGAGAGAGGCCTTGGAGGTAGATCGGATTTAGAagctatttaaatgtaaatttcgTTCTTCACTCTTGTTGACCCAGGGCCTTATCCATTTTCCACAAGTAtatagtttcctttgtttttttaaagaatttttttattatagctgatttacgatattctgtcaatttctgctgttcagcaaagtgacccagtcttacatatatatatatatatatatgatttttctcctattatcctccagcatgttctcttgcaagtgattggatatagttccccgtgctgtacagtaggacctcattgcttatccattctaaatgtaaccgTCTGTGGatttcctgttgcggctcagcagtaacaaacctgacgaatatccatgaggatttgggtttgatccctggcctcactcagtgggttaaggatctggcgttgcagcgagctgtggtgcCCTGTGGTGcgagtcacagatgcagctcagatctggcgttgctgttgccggggctgtggtataggctggcagctgcagctctaatgccatccctagcctgggaacttccatatgccacaggtgcagctctaaaaagaacgcaaataaataaatggaatagttttgcatctactaacccccaaatcccggtccatcccattccctccacaGAGTTTTAATGTACACATTTACCCAAGCTATCTTTCTGAAGCCATCTGTCACATTCAGCACGATCACTCCAGAGCCTTAGTACTTCCTGtggtcagacagacagacatttcCTCTTATATTATAAACTACATTGACTACTGCACTtgcagcaataaaagaaaaaaaagtgagatttaGACAAGAAAACTGCACTGCCTTGGATAAGGTGTTATCTTTGAATACAGTTGTAAAACCAGTCCAGTTCTTAAGAATTTTACTGAAAGTAAAGGACATGTTAACTAGCCCACATTTCTTTtgttagccttttaaaaaaatacacaactcaGAAACAAATTGCCTTTCTCTGAGAATAAATAGTccacattttaaagaagaaaatacaatgtTCAGTTTCAATATTTACCTTCATAATCACATTAGCTTGTATTGATTTTATGATTAGTTTTAAGGGAACTTTGCATACTTTGTGGACAATGAGACCCAGCTGTTGTCAATATGCTCAGGTGTTCCGGGCACACGTTATAGAAATGACAGCAATTATGCTATAAGTAGTAATATTATTACCATTTCCAATTGTTATAAAAGCTTATGGTAGTAGGTGCACTTTGCTAACATTGCTGATTAGTTCAAAGATTCGTTTAATGTAAAAATCATGGGCAGTGATACACCCCTTAATTATACATAATATCTCTGATAAAATAACTATTAATTTAACCATTATGCCCTTTATGATGTGGTTTCTAGAAGTATGTTTCTAGGAGCATCTAGAAGTATCACATGCTTTCAATACAAGAGAAGGGTGTGATAAACTGGGGGAAAACAACTTCTATCTTGGAAGTCTCTTATTATATGCTCTTATTTATGCTTCGTAAACATACAAATAGAAGACAGCAGACGTGTCAGAAGTTCCCTGTAAATCTGCAGATTTGACACTCTCGGGAGTATGTGAAAAGCTGCCACTCTGGGTACCTCCCTAAAAAAGAATACTTCCTGAAATAGGACCTATAATCCAGGAGTCACAGGACAAGATCCTGGGACCATTTTATGTTCACATCACACCTCAACTGCTTTAGACATGCAAGAGGAAACTCACATTGTGGGCTGTCACGGACTTGAAATGTTCTTCACGTCTCCTTTTCTCCAGATGTGGACCAGCTAGTGAAGTGCTCCCATGAGCGCTCCATCCATCTCTTCATCGACTCTCTGTTGAATGAAGAAAATCCTAGTAAGGCCTACCGGTGCAATTCAAAGGAAGCCTTTGAGAAAGGGCTCTGCCTGAGTTGCAGAAAGAACCGTTGCAACAACTTGGGCTATGAGATCAATAAGGTCAGAGCCAAAAGAAGCAGCAAAATGTACCTGAAGACTCGTGCTCAGATGCCCTACAAAGGTAGGCTGGAGACGGTGGTGAAGAGGAAAACTGATTTGCTCCTGCGTTCTGACGCACTCTTTGCATCACATGTACTGATGCTGTCCATTGTAACGGGGATGATAAAACgatgttgctggagttcccattgtggctcagtgggttacgaacccgactaataaacacgaggatgagggttcaatcctggcctcgctcagcgagttaaggaacggggcgttgccacaagctgtggtgcagatcacagacgtggctcggatcccatgttgctattggctatggtgtaggccagctgctatagctctgattcaacacctagcctgggaaccgccaaaTGCCATACGTGTggtcctttaaaaacaaaacaaaaaccaaacaaaacccatgTTGCTAAACCTTGGGTCTTCACCTGCATTTCTGTTGGTAGAGAGGGAGTTGTACTGATCCACTTTACTGAAGGCCCTAATTCCCCTTGCCAGTCGGGCCTGGGACAGAAGTGCATTCCATTATGCAGCAGCTCTGCTTGCCACCAGCCTCTGTACTTGTGACTGTTAGCATGGGCCATGACATTTAGTACCAGGCTCTGAGTTGGCTTGAAACCTTTCATCcagggtcagcaaactatggctcTGTGGGCCAAATCCAACCCACCATTTGCTTTTGTAATTATAGTTTTACTCAAATATAACCACACCAATTTGTTTCTGTGTTAACTGAGGTGGCCTTCATGCCACCacggcagagttgagtagttgggACAGAGACTGTTCGGCTCACAGAGCCTAAAAGATTTACTCTCCGGTCCTTGACAGAAAGTGTCTTCCAAGTCCTAAAGTTTGTTTTAAGTAAAGGAAAGAACCacttgtattttaaaacacaactaggagttgctgctgtagcccagtgggttaaggatctggtattacagcaactgcagcatgggttgaaGCTCCTGTTCCAACcttggcccgagaacttccatatgccacaggtgcgctcaaaaagaaaaaaaaaaaaaaagatattcccaTTTCATCATGAATTTGTTCACAGTTGCATTTCAAACTTGGCAGCTTGTTCAGAGCAAGAACTGCAGGAATTAAGGGGAGACAGGAGAGGAGATAATCAGATAAATCTAGCAAGAGCAGCTAATATCAGAAAGGCCAGCTTATCTGGGGTCCAGATAGACATAGGATGTAAGAGAGGGCACTGAAGAACAGTTTcccaaagtaaaatatattcagtAGAGGCACCCATTTTATGCCTCTTTTTGGCCGTGACtgaggcctagcagttaaggagctggcattgtcactgctatagcttgggtcactgttgtggcgcaggttcaacccctggcctgggaagttccacatgtcacagacgtggccaaaaaaaaaaaaggaaagcaaagcaatCTTTCCAAGCCACACTTAGAGTCTTGTGTGAACAGTTCCTGTTGACCTCTAGTAAGATGTGGTCTGTTGTTCAGAATTGCCTGCTTCTTGGGGCTGTAGGGTTTCCGTAAAGATTAAAaggatgtgttctaatttcctcTCTACAGTCTTCCATTACCAAGTAAAGATGCGTTTTTCTGGGACTGAGAGTGATACCCACACCAACCAGGCCTTTGAGATCTCTCTATATGGCACCGTGGCCGAGAGTGAAAACATCCCTTTCACCCTGTGAGTAACCCCATGGCACTGCTACCTGCCTTAACCATTGGTCTGAGGAACAGGAGGAATAAGGCACCTAGAAAAAGGCATATTCAacaaaaaattttgttaaaagctcTATGGCGAAAGATGTTCATTACAGTAGGACATATGATAGCATAAATTAGAAGCAAAGCAAGAGCCCAAAACTGAGGCAATGGTTCAGTGAATTGTGGTtgaacaaatcaataaaatcaatctAGCCTCTAAAAATGTAACAATAGAAAACTACATAAAAAAGTGGAAGGtagggggttcctgtcgtggcgcagcggaaacaaatctgactaggattcatgaggatgcaggttcgatctctagctcgctcagtgggttaaggatccggtgttgctgtgagctgttgtgtaggttgcagattcggctcggatcctgcgttgctgtggccatggcataggctggcgactacagctctgatttgacccctagcctgggaacctctgtatgctgcgggtgcagtccaaaaaaaaaaaaaaaaagtggaaggtaAAACATGAAGTGAACAAAGAAATAACAGAGAATCTTATGTACATTATGACAGTAACAAAGTAAACATATGTTCAACAAATCAATACAAATTGAATATATGAAGGTAATATATCCAAATGATGGACTTATGAATTTTTCCTCTTAAGAATTGTTAAATAGTTCATATTGTTAGGATAAGAGTTGGAATACATTAAAGAGGtgtagaatgttttaaaatacactcAATGCCACTGACATTCATCCTGTGTATTTTGTTGGacagtttttgcatttttaaaattcccccCCAACAAGAAAGCTGTTTACATcttgggaggaagaaggaaaaaaaaaaacaaaaaacaaaaactgatatcCAGAACTAACCAgatatgttctgtttttttttttttaattcaggccTGAAGTCTCCACAAATAAGACATACTCCTTTCTAATTTACACAGAGGTGGATATTGGAGAGTTGCTAATGTTGAAACTGAAATGGATCAGTGATTCATACTTCAGCTGGTCCAACTGGTGGAGCAGCCCTGGCTTTGCTATTGAGAAGATCAGAGTGAAGGCAGGAGAGActcaaaaaaagtaattaaatttatttttcttcatcccCTTTCAACTCACTCTAATGTCATTGCTCAGAAATTGTATGTCCAGAGCCTCCAACATTCAGGTGAGACTTCAATAACCTTTATCTTTCAAACTCTATTACCTAGATAGTTAGACCTGTCATTTTTTAGGAGCGTATTTTTAGTATCATACCAGGTAAGTAATTGTTTCTGCATTTTatggaaagaaaacataagcCTTGAAATGCCACAGTGATCGAGGGAAAGCTGAGATGGGAAGTCAGGAATCTCAGATTCTCGTTTAGCACCATTTCCTGCAAGCACAAAACATGCAGAGAACCTCAGAGAAGCCTCTTTGACATTTCGAGATTAAAACCAACAACTTCAAGAAGGAAGAGATTATCTTGGAATGCCCTCTCCATCACCCCACTCCACATGCATCTATACAATGAGTTgcaggagatcccactgtggtgcagtgggatctgcAGCATTCTCTGGCAGCGCCtggccacaggttcaatccctggcccggcacagtgggttaaaggtctgacATTGTTGCAccttcagcttggatctgatccttggcccaggcactccaaatgctgtggggcggccaaaatagaaaaaaataattaattaaatgaacgGCATAGAGAGCCCCATAGGATTTAAAACTGTTACACTAAACGTACAGGGAACTTGCAAACTATAGTAGGCCATTACTGTGAATAAAAATGCCTCTTTAAATTAGGATTGATGATGTAtttctcctttgtccttttttttttgcttattttagggctgcacccactgcacatggaagttcccatgctaggggtggaactggacctgcagctgccagtctacgccacagccacagcaactcagggtccgagccgcgtctgcgacatacaccacagctcatggcaacgctggatctttaaccctctgagcgaggccagggatggaacctgcatcttcatggatcatagtcagaatcattaaccaatgaaccacgatgggaacaccctgtcatttttttttttataaccgaaaaaggggtgggggaaaagTTGTGAATGGAGAAGCTATACAGAGTATTTGTTTGTCCAGCAGGGCCAGTTGAAGGCTGGCTTGTGAATTCCTTAAGGCAGACACTAAGAAGTGGTAAAGTTGTTCCTGCATCATCTTTAGGTGAAAGCTTGTATGTTAAGCCTACTCCAGGCTTGTCTGTATACCTGTCTGTATTGATTAAGTAGCTTTATTGTTGAACAGTGGGTAAAGCCCTCAAATAACCTGTTGACCAGAATGGCCTGAGTACAAACAGTTCATTACTGGAAACACCAAAGCAATCAGAACAATCACACAGGATTTAAACAGCCCTGACggaaccatttatttatttatttatttattttgtctttttgtcttttctagggccgcacttgcggcacatggaggttcccaggctaggggtcgaatcggaattgtagccactggcctacaccagagacacagcaatgtgggatcccagctgcgtctgcgacctacaccccggctcacggcaacaccagatccccaacccactgagcaaggccagggatcggacccacaacctcatggttcctagtcggattcattaaccactgagccacaacgggaactccagaaccatttATTTTTGAACAGTTCTTTTTCTTGCCCCAGTACGGTATGTTCACATCCGTTTTCTTCCACAGGGTGATCTTCTGTTCCCGGGAGAAGAAGTCTCACCTGCAGAAAGGAAAGTCCTCTGTGGTGTTTGTGAAATGCCACGACAAGTCTCTGAATAGAAAGTCTGGCTGGTGAGCATCATGGGCTAAGCTCTCTGGGTGTCTTGAACTTGCACTCCAAGGGCTGCAATGCTTCCTGCATTGCCCTTCAGCCCTCAACTAAAGGCTTGGATTGAGTCATCTGATATGAACTTTTGGGTGGTCTTTCATACACACAAGATTGATCCATTTGCTTTCAGTAGTCctccctctattttctttctgttctttttgccAGCTCTGACCTTCACCCCAAGTGACCTTTTGAGATTTCGTATTACCTCTTGAACTATCACACAATCTTCATGTCTGCTTCTTCCTGCACTGCAACCTTGCTACCTTTACACACCCCGGGTGCAGGCATACAATCCTGTTAGTAGCCGTCCTTGCGGCTGTGAGTTCAGCTCTTCCCAGGATGTTCTCAGGGGAGCAGAACCACAGTTACATCCAGAGTCCTTCCCGATTCTGCGCGTGCCAGCAGATCCCAGGCCAGAGAGCCAAAGGGGCAGCCGTCAAGCATCCATCTCAAAACCCCCAAAGAAGGAAAGCTAACGGACTTAGTGTTTCGGAGACTGTTCCCTTTTCCACCTCGAAACAACTGCCTGGCTCTTTTCTACCTGACCTTTAAGGCTAATCCACAtggcagctggcagctggcagctgaATCTTTCCAGAGCGTCAGCGCTAAGTAGAGACAGAACATGTGACCTTCCCCATTGCCTCCTGAATTCCCAAAGCATTCGTTCCTCCTCTCATTCCCCAGCCAGATGCCAAGTGCTAATGGCTTATAGGTATACAGGGGGGAAGCTCAGCTCTTAACATATGAGCCAGTGCCACGGGAAACAATGGGAAAGGTTAGTCAGTGGCACCTGGAAATAGAAAAGCCAATGGCTTTTGGTTTGTCTTCTCCCAGTTACATTTATAGACAAAAGTGCAGAAAAGGaattgcctaaaaaaaaaaaaaggaaaaaagaagaaaaattgcccaatcaaaaaaaaaaggtattaaagGCCCTATGTGGAATAtctctattatttttcatttctatttgatAATATAGTTTATCCATGGATAATTATGGATTTTGAATAGTTTagggaaaataagcaaaaaagataATGCAGATCATTATAACTATCACCCAGGGACCACCCCcagttaacattttaatgtatatCCTTTCAGACTTTCTCTATGCACATGTgtttatgttcttttattttttacatagtaTGGCCTATATACTTTGAGTGGCAAGATGAAGCCATctggattaaaaatatttatgtaagagCACTCAAGATAAACTTGAAAGGGAGAATAGTTACTGGTATTGAGGCAGGCAGGGAGAATAACTGAATTTGTATCTAAGCAAAGGCTGTTCTACTAAGaagttcattgttttctttttttcctcatcacaAATCTAAGGCAATTCCACATTTGCTTAAATTCTTTGAAAAGGACTCCTATGTGAAGTTTTACATGGGCCTTTATGTCACATACAAACCTACACAAACACACCTATGCATATACATGCTCCCTAGATCACCCGCAACTTTAAATctataatgtgaattttaaaaatacgaCTCAAAAAATTAGGCAATAACTCCAGCTGCTTATAAAGTATTCCTGGTCGTATTATTTATATAAGTTATAAGACTTAGTATGAGACAGTCCAATGATACATTCCTTATCTGATTATAAGATTACTAAGACAACACACATTTaggaagcttttctttttttaatatctgaacTTTCTCTAGGAAGTCATTCTGAATCAGATTTTCTGTAGCTGCTTGCCTCTGTGACTAAATTAAATCCGATaaaaacttctctttttctcatcttctgaTCATAACACTTCCAAAATTGCatatcacaggaaaagaaaaagcagatatTTTAGTCAACAAGTTCTAGAAGTAAGAAATCTTCCTAAGTTTTGAAATCACTTGGTTCAGTCCTTGAAAATGATATGCCTTATCAGAACATGGCTAAGTAAATATTAGAGCGTCCTTCATTCCTACGAGCCTGCCACTTCCTCTGATTCCTTATCCACATTTCCCCTGGGTTTATTCTCACAACCTTTGTTCAGAATTTCCATTGAATACTTATTCATTGGGAAGGTAGTGGAGGAGGGAagcgggggagggagagggttgtAAAACAGTAGGCAGGTCATAAATTGTCGTCCTTCCTCTATTTTCTCTCAGAAACTGAGCAAATGTACAGAAGAAGGAACAGCACGTGGAGTCtatgaagaacaaaataaattttacaaaagatGCCCAGTGCTTTGGGAGATTAAAAGTGAATTTTCCCGAGTATTAATCCCAGCTCTAGCCTTATTAGTTATTTTAGGAGACGgtcttaaacattaaaaatgtggCTACTTCAATTTGAGGAGAGAGTGGCCAAATGACACATCTTCCAACATTAGAAAACAGCAGATATGAAAAGCACTGCATTCTGTCctttgggaaagaaagaagaattgtTTGAGCTTGTGGTAAAATAATCAGCGGTCTTTGTGTAGTAAGTTTAGCTGTAGCCTAAAATTGATTAGAACCTCATACTCTAATTGGAATTCTGCATTTTTCAGACTGATACCTTCTCAAAGTTGTCTTCAAGTCTAAATATAGAAGGTGATTTTTTTATAGCCTGAGTTGGACCCATGTACTTAATTGTCAAAATACTTTCTTGGAATGAATCTTCTCTTGCCATTGGGATGTAGCCTAGGAGTTAACCAGGAACTAGTAActtggagagaggaagggaaaacagAGTTGATAAAGCACTGAAGCTTTAAACACTCTTGCAGTTGGTTGCATCATAACTAAGTTACAAATTAAAGAGATATAAAAGTTAGATCAATTAAGTCTTAAGAGGCTTTGCAGTTTATTGGTCAGTCTTTTcccttcgttttttttttttgctttgtctcAAATTGTATTTTAACAATGTTCTTTGGGTAGGCATTTAAAATGAGCCTGTTATCATCATCTGACACATAATTTTAACTATAGAGAAAGATATTGGTAGCATAATTTTATTATCAGATTGTCAAAATTGCATTCATTGATTTGAAATCCTTTAATATATGATGGTTACTGTTCAATTTTAGGCTTATTTCAGCCATACTTCAGTCAGTTTTTGAGcatgtttttctctaattttgaTAAGATAACGTGTTCAAGGTCAAATTTTGCATCATGCAAACTCCTACAAATTTTGGGCAAGGATTGTTTTTACAATAGGAAAGTTGGGAGCTCCATCGTGGcccaggggttaacgaacccgactagcatccatgaagatgt from the Phacochoerus africanus isolate WHEZ1 chromosome 15, ROS_Pafr_v1, whole genome shotgun sequence genome contains:
- the LPL gene encoding lipoprotein lipase, encoding MESKALLLVALSVWLQSLIVSREGLATADRISGGRDFTDIESKFALRTPEDTVEDTCHLIPGVTESVANCHFNHSSKTFVVIHGWTVTGMYESWVPKLVAALYKREPDSNVIVVDWLSRAQQHYPISAGYTKLVGQDVATFIDWMADEFNYPPNNVHLLGYSLGAHAAGIAGSLTKKKVNRITGLDPAGPNFEYAEAPSRLSPDDADFVDVLHTFTRGSPGRSIGIQKPVGHVDIYPNGGTFQPGCNIGEAIRVIAERGLGDVDQLVKCSHERSIHLFIDSLLNEENPSKAYRCNSKEAFEKGLCLSCRKNRCNNLGYEINKVRAKRSSKMYLKTRAQMPYKVFHYQVKMRFSGTESDTHTNQAFEISLYGTVAESENIPFTLPEVSTNKTYSFLIYTEVDIGELLMLKLKWISDSYFSWSNWWSSPGFAIEKIRVKAGETQKKVIFCSREKKSHLQKGKSSVVFVKCHDKSLNRKSG